The nucleotide window GATGCCGGCCTGGGGGGAATTGAGCTGGAAACACCTGTTCTTTGTGGCCGTTTTTCGTTCCCTTCTTGACTCCAGCCGTTCTGTTGGAGAATCGTTCCCCGAAGTATGGCTAAGAAACCAGCACCCGTAAAAGACCGCTATAGCAAGACCCAGATCCTTGACGAGATCGCGGCCAGCACCCAGCTCACTCGCAAGCAGGTGGCAGCCGTTCTCGACAGCCTCACCGACGTCATCGAAAGCCACGTCAACAAGAAGGCCGTCGGTGAATTCGTCCTGCCCGGTCTGCTCAAGATCAACACGATCAAGAAGCCTGCCGTGAAGGCTCGCAAGGGCATCAACCCCTTCACCAAGGAGGAAGTGACCTTCAAGGCGAAGCCGGCCACCACCGTGATCAAGGTGCGCGCGCTCAAGAAGCTGAAGGACATGGCCCTCTGAAGGGTTGTTTCCAGTATTCTCAAACAGAAAGCCCGGTCCGAATGGTCCGGGCTTTTTTCGTGTTCAGGGCATTGGCGGGTGGATATGTGGATGTGGACCAGAAGCAACCGAAGTTTGTCCACAAAGTGAATTGATGGGACAAGGAATGGGAAAACCATGAACAATATTCCCGGACCAGACACACCCATCGAAGGCTCCGCACGAAAGCCTGACGCGGATCTTTTGCGCGGGCTTTGCATGCTGGACCGTTCCGGCCTTTCCATCTTCCACGCTGTCAGATGCGATGTCCCGGAGCCGCGCGAAGTGGGCACGACGGTCATTGTTCCGGAGACGGCGCTGCCTGTTCTGGACGCCGCCGCCGAACTCCGTTAGCGTGTGCGCCCCACCCGGTCCTCCGGGAATCCCGGGCCTCCGTGGTGGAATGGTAGACGCTGCGGACTTAAAATCCGTTGTCCGCAAGGACGTGCCGGTTCGAGTCCGGCCGGAGGCACCGAGGGAATGCTTTGATGAGGATTGCGGTGGCCCGGCGGCTTTGGACCGGCCCCCTCCGGGGCTCCCCTCCGCCCGCCGAAGAGGTGATTGAGATGCAAAAACCCGATCCGGGAAATCCCGGATCGAGCTCTGTTGCATTGCATTTACCCGATGAAAACCGTCGTGCGAAGCTGCTCAGGGTTTCGGAGTGGCCTTGAGGCGGACGAAGAGCTTGCCGTTCACGGCATTGCTGCGGGCAATCTTCACCGTGACGTAGTCGTAGGCCGGTATGCTCTGGTCGATGGACACCACTCCGTCGGAGGGATCCGCATCCGGGATGGGAATGTCGGTCCATGAGGCGAGGCCTGTTCCCCACTGGACGGTGACATTGGTGTCCTGCTTCGATTGGGTGCTGCGCAGGAAGTAGAAGTAGAGGTAGTTCGCATCCGAGCCCTGCATCGGCAGTTCGGAAGAACTGAATGCCAGCGGATTGGCCATCAAGACATACTCAAGCAGGTTGGCTAGACCATCGTGATCCGGGTCCTGGGTGAGGCCGTTGTTGACGGAGGTCAGACCTTGCGCCGCGGCCCAAACGAGGAATGGCGCATTTGTCAGCTTGATCTGTCCCGCGGTGCTGGTGTCCACGGCGTAGCCCGACGGAAGGCCGGTCACCGTGGTGAACGCCGGTGCCGCCCCGGTGTAGGTGGCGATCACGTAGCTCGATGCGGTGGGCGCGGAAACCGTGGAGATGGCCAGCGTGGCCCCGGTGAGGGTCAGGCTGCCATTCACCACCAGTTTGTCGCTGGTGGCCCCGTTCAGTTTGCAGGCGTAGGTGCCGCCATTGAGGACAACCGCACCGGTGGTCAGCGTGCCGGTACCGGTGGTGCCGGGAGCGATCTTCCCCGCTGCGGTCACCGTACCATTGACCGTGCCGGTACCGCCGAGGGTGCCGCTTGCGTCAACGCTCACCGCGCTGCCCGATGCCAGGGAACCGGTGATCAGCAGGGTGCCCGCATTCACCACAGTGGCGCCGGTGTAGGTTTGGACTCCCGTCAGAGTGGTGGTGCCGGAGCCCACCTGTTTCAGCTGACCAGTTCCGGAGATGATGTTGGAGAAGCTGCCGGCCGCATCGGAACGGTTGAAGGACAGCGCCGAGTTGTTCGTGACATTGAGGCCGCCAAGCGTGCCGGTTGCGCCACCATTGCCAACCATGAGCGTCGTTCCGGCACCGGTAATGGCGAGGGACTTGGTGGCAGTGCCGGCGATGGTGTTGGTGCCGGAGAAGGCCACCGTGCCGCCGCCCGTGATGGTCAGCACGGAGGTGGCCGCATCGCCGGAAGGCGAGGTTCTAATGATCCCCTGGATGTCCAGGTCGATGCCGGAAGCCGTCGTGCCCGGCGCGACGGTGAATGTGGTGTTGCCCTGGCGCAGCGGGGAAAGCGCGGTGCCGCTGATCGTGGAGGTCGTGGACGAAGCAAACGTCTTCAGAGTCGAAGCACCAGCGAAGAAGTCGATGTTCGAGCCCGCGATGCCGGTGATGCTCCCGCCGGTCATGTTGATGGTGGCACTGCCCAGCGTCTGGTTGCCCGTCGAGTTGACGTCGAGGTTGCCGCCCACGAGGTTGATGGTGTTGAGGCGAGTTGTCGCATCGTAACCTGCCGCATCGCCGGTGCTCAACCGCAGGGTCGCGCCGGTGTTGATGGTGGCCACACCGCGCATGGCACCGTTGGCTCCGCCGCCGCCGGTGAGGTCAAGGATGCCCTGGCTGACGGTGGTGCCACCAGTGTAGGTGGTCTGATTGCTGAACGTGAGCGTGCCCGCACCAGTCTTGGTCAGTGCTCCCGCACCGGAGACGCCCCCGGAGAACGTCTGTGCGGTGGAGGAGGCGTGGTTGAAGGTCGCACCCGAGGCGATGGAGATGGCACCGGGATAAGCACCGGAGTTCAACGAGCCGGAACCGCTGATGACCAGTGTGCCGCCACTGACGGCCGTCGCACCAGTGTAAGTGTTCGTAGCGGTGAGCGTGAGGGTTCCGGTGCCGAGCTTGGCGAGTCCCAGCGTATCGGCCACCGTGCCGACATGGTTCGCAATGGCGGTGGCATAGGTGAAATTGCCGCCGGCATTGGTGGTATCAAGGCCGATGCTCGAACCATTCTTGAACCCTTGGGTGGCGGTGACGGCACCAACATTCGTGAGACTCTGGAGGGTATCGATGTCCGCCGAGGTGAACTCGCCGGTTCCACCGATATTGAAGGCGGCGATCGCTCCGGAGGCGACGGTCAGGTTGGCAGCAGTCCACGAGGCAGGAGTGTTGTTATAGAGGGCGACCTGCTTGGTGAATTGCGCCGCACCGCCATTGATGGTGGTGGTACCGGTGTAGGTATTGGCGGCGGTGAAAATCACCTTGCTGCCACCGTCACCCGCGAGCTTGTCGATCGTGACGGGTCCGGTGCCGGAGACGACCCCGTTGACGACGAGGTTCTTCGCATTCCACTGGCTCTTGAAAGTGCCGCCGGAAGCGCCGATCGTGATGGCACCGCTGAGATTGTTCACCCCGTCCTGGCTGAGCAGTGTGCCGCCATTGAGCGTGATGTTGTTCGCGAAGGTCGTCCCCGTGGTGGTGGTGTTCACCCAGAACTGGAGCGTGGCACCGGTGTTGACGGTGGCGCTGCCCGTGCCCAGCGCGGTCGCGCCGGTACCGGTATTGTTACCCGCGGAGAGAGTGCCGCCATTGACGGTGGTGCCGCCGGTGTAGGTATTCGCCCCCGAGAGCGCGACACTGCCGGTCGTCTGCAACGCCACGGCCCCGGTGCCGTTGTCCGCGATCTTGGAAGAGACGAAGATGAGATTCGTGCTGCCGTTGTGAATGTCGATGGTTCCCGCGGTATCGTCCGCGCCACCGGCCGTGAGCGTTCCGCTCTGGATCGTCAGTGCCGAGGCGCCGGTTCCCGAGAAGATGCGGCCGCTCGCGCCGAGACGCAGGACATTGGTC belongs to Luteolibacter ambystomatis and includes:
- a CDS encoding HU family DNA-binding protein, producing MAKKPAPVKDRYSKTQILDEIAASTQLTRKQVAAVLDSLTDVIESHVNKKAVGEFVLPGLLKINTIKKPAVKARKGINPFTKEEVTFKAKPATTVIKVRALKKLKDMAL
- a CDS encoding beta strand repeat-containing protein translates to MKKTCRFLQLSLLFGSAILQANAADGTWVVTAPSGNWTDAVNWSGSTIADGSGFTANFTSDITATTAVSLNGVNRTIGNIFFSDNGATGSAWTISGNAIILAVPSGSPTVTTDTAATISSILTGTAGLTKAGNDTLVLTAGNTYSGGTAINAGTLQIGDGTTNGTVGTGNYSVVAGSLYLNYATAAAPTWANITGAGTLRLNSAQAVNGSANWCPSAPISLGSGFTGTLQVDRGRIHGVSSGLGGATNIVVGSGAQFLGFTSGVTTTTFSQSFSISGMGWGEGGQDNGALRVSTTNCTFTGNITLTGDSGIYLQNAAGGGITSSGVISGGFNLSLYNALAAGVITLSGANTYTGATTVANGTVSVSNIGNTGFSGNLGTNGTINLGGGGAQGILTYTGSGETTDRVLNFSGTTGGATVNNNGAGLLRFTTATTTTGSGAKGLTFGGTGNGQLDGGITALGGLMNIGKSGAGTWTFAGDLNTGGGAMNVSAGTAVLSGNNSYTGVTTVGAGATLSVSTLANSGVASNIGAATNAAGNLVFAGGTFKYTGGSVSTDHAFTVTAASTLEVTNAATTLTIANTLNAAGGSVILTKTGAGTLVFGGSADNSSVYAAVSAGELDLAKTGTTTRALAGISSVATGTTVKLTGIGPDQIYGGNAGTNYGVNGLAGTLDLNGHSESTSNFNGVTGGKLTNSAAATNATWTVGESNATATFAGVMENGAGTVSLSKIGTGTQTLSGGNTFTGATTLNAGTLVLDYNTQDNSKLSDTGALILNGGTLQMGGVTGTHVEVVGPVTINGNVSITRGGFNSTVLALGNYTNNGVLNIAAAGLATTTVANNGGGYLDNITFAGNQLAMNDGTLGGGLGNIVAASVTYADVNRATGTKTITSSAGSIVRIIEGTGGTSTNITLGAATTDISTLFQTATGGTTITDLGTNVLRLGASGRIFSGTGASALTIQSGTLTAGGADDTAGTIDIHNGSTNLIFVSSKIADNGTGAVALQTTGSVALSGANTYTGGTTVNGGTLSAGNNTGTGATALGTGSATVNTGATLQFWVNTTTTGTTFANNITLNGGTLLSQDGVNNLSGAITIGASGGTFKSQWNAKNLVVNGVVSGTGPVTIDKLAGDGGSKVIFTAANTYTGTTTINGGAAQFTKQVALYNNTPASWTAANLTVASGAIAAFNIGGTGEFTSADIDTLQSLTNVGAVTATQGFKNGSSIGLDTTNAGGNFTYATAIANHVGTVADTLGLAKLGTGTLTLTATNTYTGATAVSGGTLVISGSGSLNSGAYPGAISIASGATFNHASSTAQTFSGGVSGAGALTKTGAGTLTFSNQTTYTGGTTVSQGILDLTGGGGANGAMRGVATINTGATLRLSTGDAAGYDATTRLNTINLVGGNLDVNSTGNQTLGSATINMTGGSITGIAGSNIDFFAGASTLKTFASSTTSTISGTALSPLRQGNTTFTVAPGTTASGIDLDIQGIIRTSPSGDAATSVLTITGGGTVAFSGTNTIAGTATKSLAITGAGTTLMVGNGGATGTLGGLNVTNNSALSFNRSDAAGSFSNIISGTGQLKQVGSGTTTLTGVQTYTGATVVNAGTLLITGSLASGSAVSVDASGTLGGTGTVNGTVTAAGKIAPGTTGTGTLTTGAVVLNGGTYACKLNGATSDKLVVNGSLTLTGATLAISTVSAPTASSYVIATYTGAAPAFTTVTGLPSGYAVDTSTAGQIKLTNAPFLVWAAAQGLTSVNNGLTQDPDHDGLANLLEYVLMANPLAFSSSELPMQGSDANYLYFYFLRSTQSKQDTNVTVQWGTGLASWTDIPIPDADPSDGVVSIDQSIPAYDYVTVKIARSNAVNGKLFVRLKATPKP